Proteins from a single region of Hydra vulgaris chromosome 12, alternate assembly HydraT2T_AEP:
- the LOC136088368 gene encoding uncharacterized protein LOC136088368, with amino-acid sequence MKFLPRTVMDDFSFYSFEIKKVSKLLPPKGFSGACQNIKAGLTFVGDACDDKVKSVNEKISKVKEELPSVKIIQGKISTDNNDLKLKSVDAEDRNRRNNLRIDGLPESKDEKDWEKTKEKVRKLFAENPNIKREIKIEQAHRVGVSNENRERTIVMKLHDYEDKKTITDNASKLKGTNFFINEDYCSTTRKVRKELFAKAKIHRQNGYYAKVVYNKLIVHEFQQKNSERTESLIFQGE; translated from the exons atgaaatttcttCCACGGACGGTGATGGATGATTtcagtttttatagttttgagATCAAGAAAGTGTCAAAACTGCTTCCACCAAAGGGTTTTTCTGGAGCTTGTCaga ATATCAAAGCTGGCTTGACATTCGTTGGAGATGCCTGCGACGATAAAGTTAAAagtgtaaatgaaaaaattagtaaagttaAAGAAGAGTTACCCAGCGTAAAGATAATACAGGGAAAAATTTCGACAGACAACAACGACCTAAAGCTAAAATCTGTTGATGCAGAGGATCGAAATCGAAGGAACAATTTGCGTATTGATGGTTTGCCTGAGAGTAAAGATGAAAAAGATTGGGAAAAAACCAAAGAAAAAGTAAGGAAATTATTTGCTGAAAATCCTAATATCAAAAGAGAAATCAAAATAGAACAAGCGCATAGAGTGGGAGTTTCAAACGAGAATCGCGAACGAACAATTGTTATGAAACTGCATGACTACGAGGACAAAAAAACGATCACTGATAATGCATCAAAGCTAAAAGgtaccaatttttttattaatgaagatTATTGTAGTACAACTAGAAAAGTTCGAAAAGAGTTATTCGCTAAGGCGAAAATTCATAGACAAAATGGTTATTATGCTAAAGTTGTGTACAATAAACTAATTGTCCAtgaatttcaacaaaaaaactctGAAAGAACAGaaagtttaatatttcaaggtgaatag
- the myc2 gene encoding myc proto-oncogene protein 2 (The RefSeq protein has 3 substitutions compared to this genomic sequence), whose amino-acid sequence MTGSNWCTHDILPTDEILLHKSILDTSSPSDDVWKKFLTPPSSPQSIGESSESEETTDSFDTCARLQYVCDNLDIGLELTTRCTNSFNLGSKLISDCMWSGVLPDLSKIQSKEKFMCTRKLTLDAEDLYPSPCPSPLSNMNSSTSVPDCPSTSECVDPTAVFPLTSNNEFLFCPTDTDEEIDVVTIDSKPINIVGLKRQSSTSIVYTKIQTTSVLKRTRSSPAKLRSDRLMRKSALIDDLDPTSRRASHNVLERKRRIDLKRSFEKLRECVPNLEREEKAPKVVVLKKALMYILALKTEEKELTEQKRTLQKENEELNSKLKKILFK is encoded by the exons ATGACTGGTTCAAATTGGTGTACACATGATATATTACCTACCGACGAAATACTACTTCATAAGTCAATATTAGACACATCTAGTCCTAGCGACGATGTATGGAAGAAGTTTCTTACTCCTCCTAGCTCTCCTCAAAGTATTGGAGAGTCTTCAGAGAGTGAAGAAACTACTGATTCATTTGACACTTGTGCTCGACTTCAATACGTTTGCGATAACCTTGATATAGGTTTAGAATTAACAACTCGTTGCgctaattcttttaatttaggCTCGAAACTGATATCTGATTGTATGTGGTCAGGAGTTCTACCTGATTTATCTAAGATTCAATCGAAAGAGAAATTCATGTGCACGAGAAAGTTGACATTAGATGCAGAAGACCTATATCCTTCACCTTGTCCTAGTCCGCTTTCAAACATGAACAGTTCAACTAGTGTTCCCGACTGTCCTTCAACAAGCGAATGTGTGGATCCAACCGCTGTCTTTCCTTTAACAAGCAATAATGAGTTCTTGTTTTGTCCTACGGATACAG ATGAAGAAATAGACGTTGTAACCATAGATTCAAAGCCAATTAACATAGTTGGTTTGAAACGTCAAAGTTCTACCTCGATTGTTTACACAAAAATTCAAACaacttctgttttaaaaagGACTAGAAGCTCTCCAGCTAAATTACGTAGTGACCGGCTCATGCGTAAATCAACGTTAATTGATGATTTAGATCCTACTTCACGTCGTGCATCTCACAATGTCCTTGAGAGAAAACGAAgaattgatttaaaaagaaGCTTCGAAAAACTAAGAGAATGTGTTCCTAATCTTGAACGTGAAGAGAAGGCTCCTAAAGTAGTCGTTTTGAAAAAAGCCTTAATGTATATATTGGCTttaaaaacagaagaaaaagaGCTGACAGAACAAAAGCGGACTTTGCAAAAAGAAAACGATGAATTAAACtctaagcttaaaaaaatactttttaaataa